Genomic window (Candidatus Chlorobium masyuteum):
CAGCGAATGAGCGGTTTTGTTATAGTGATTCTTGATATAAAACGAACCCAAAACCAGAATACCGGTAATCAGAATGGTCACCCATCCCCCCTCATTGAACTTGAGGACCAGAACCGAAATCAAAATAAATGTTGTCAGGGTCAATCCAACGCCATTAATCACCAGTTTCTGCAGCCAACCATTTTCTGTATCTCTTTTCTCCCACCAGTGCCTGACCATACCGAGCTGTGAGAGCGTAAAGGTTATAAACACATTGATACTATAAAGAACGATCAGAAAATCGACTGATCCATTCGATGCGAGCATCATAACAAGTGAAGCAAAACCCATCACCAGAATCCCTTTTTCCGTCACCAACCGGTCACTCAGCATGGCAAAGCGTGTAGGCAGCCACTTGTCAAGCGCCATATTTGCCAATACCCTCGGCCCGTCAAGAAAACCGGTCTGTGCGGCAATAAAGAGCAGAACTGCTTCTGAAAAAAGGGTAACCCAGACAAAACCGACCCCGTAAAAGCCGCCCCAGGAAGCTGTAATGCCTTCAAACAGAATGGCATTCATAGTCTTGCCGGGCGTGTCACGGACATCAAAAAGGATGTATGCGAGCATCAGCCCCATGACGGTCACGGAAAGAGAGATTGCCATGTACTTCATGGTTTTTTTTGCCGTCTCAACCTTCGGCTCACGCAAAACAGGCAAGCCGTTGCTGACCGCCTCAATACCGGTGAAGGTACCGGCACCAAGGCTGTATGCCTTCAGAACCAGAAAGAGCACCCCGAAAACGCCGAGGGTGTTAAATGAAGTGGCAAGCTCACGACCGGTCTCGTGATAGACCGCACCGAAGTTCCCCGCGTGGGAGAAGACCGCATAGACTATGACAATGAGGTGTGTAGCAACAAAAAGCAGGAACACAGGCACAAGAGGCATAACTGCCTCCTTGATTCCCCGAAGGTTCAGAACAAGCAGTATAGAGACTCCGAAGACGGCAAACCAGAGTTTATAACCGATGAGGCTGATGGGCAAAAAGCTGAAAATGGCATCCGCACCACTGGCAATAGAGATGGTAATGGTGAGGATGTAATCGATAAGCAGCGCACTGCCGGAAATAACTCCCATCTCGGGAGAAAGCAGTTTGCTGGCTACAAGATAACCGCCGCCGCCATGAGGAAAGAGTTCAATGATATGGGAATAACTTGATGCAATGATCAGAATGGTTATTCCGGTTCCCAAAGCCACAAAAATACCGAGTGTAGGGTGCCCCTGAAGAGCCTTGAAGGCTTCTGCGGGACCATAGCAGGATGAGGAGAGACCATCAGAGCCGAGCCCTACCCATGCAAGAAAAGCGGAGAGTGCAAGCTGATGGAATATCTTGTGATCACGAAAATCTCTTGCACCGCCGAAAAAAAATGTTTTAACCTGCCTGACTGCCTTTTTGATTGTCATAATAACAAAAAATATTTGCGCCGGTGATATGCGGTGACAAACTGCACCTCGTTATCATAATCCGGCAAAAATCCGGAACACATTGGCGGCTTAAAACGCCGTCACGTGAAAAACATAACGAATGGGTGCAAAAGAACATCTTGCAGAAAACAAGGGTATGGCAGAAAAAGCATTGAATTTTGCAAGGCGGCTTTTGGGCTCAGATGCCGTATTGCTTCCTTTTTCTCCACAGTGTAGCCTGATCGATACCGAGAGTATCGGCGGCTTCCTGAAGAGATTTGGATGAGGCGAGAA
Coding sequences:
- a CDS encoding APC family permease, coding for MTIKKAVRQVKTFFFGGARDFRDHKIFHQLALSAFLAWVGLGSDGLSSSCYGPAEAFKALQGHPTLGIFVALGTGITILIIASSYSHIIELFPHGGGGYLVASKLLSPEMGVISGSALLIDYILTITISIASGADAIFSFLPISLIGYKLWFAVFGVSILLVLNLRGIKEAVMPLVPVFLLFVATHLIVIVYAVFSHAGNFGAVYHETGRELATSFNTLGVFGVLFLVLKAYSLGAGTFTGIEAVSNGLPVLREPKVETAKKTMKYMAISLSVTVMGLMLAYILFDVRDTPGKTMNAILFEGITASWGGFYGVGFVWVTLFSEAVLLFIAAQTGFLDGPRVLANMALDKWLPTRFAMLSDRLVTEKGILVMGFASLVMMLASNGSVDFLIVLYSINVFITFTLSQLGMVRHWWEKRDTENGWLQKLVINGVGLTLTTFILISVLVLKFNEGGWVTILITGILVLGSFYIKNHYNKTAHSLKRLEVIVEAAVLSGSDVHDKERDKSTPDPVFDPKGKTAAILVNGFNGLGLHTLFSVFRLFGNSYKNYVFVEIGSIDAGNFKGADEIDHLGSFVRNETSKYMDYMKAHGYYSEAYYSIGTDVVDEVNKLVPAITEKYPDIVFFGGQLVFSKESLMDRWLHNYTVFAIQRNLYVHGIPFVILPIKV